From a single Paraburkholderia youngii genomic region:
- a CDS encoding DUF1428 domain-containing protein, which produces MTYVDGFVVPVPTANREVYRQFAERAAAVFKEHGALKVVECWGDDVPEGKVTSFPMAIKRKDDETVVFSWVVWPSRQSRDEGMKAVMADPRLQPDKDPMPFDGQRLIYGGFETIVDA; this is translated from the coding sequence ATGACTTACGTCGATGGATTTGTTGTCCCCGTGCCTACAGCCAACCGCGAAGTTTACAGACAGTTCGCCGAAAGAGCGGCGGCCGTCTTCAAGGAGCACGGCGCGTTGAAGGTGGTCGAATGCTGGGGAGATGACGTGCCGGAAGGCAAGGTGACGTCGTTTCCAATGGCGATCAAGCGCAAGGATGATGAGACAGTGGTGTTCTCCTGGGTTGTCTGGCCGTCGCGTCAGTCGCGAGACGAAGGAATGAAAGCGGTAATGGCCGACCCGCGGCTGCAACCAGATAAAGATCCAATGCCTTTTGACGGCCAGCGGCTAATTTATGGCGGTTTCGAAACGATTGTCGACGCGTGA
- a CDS encoding MSMEG_0565 family glycosyltransferase, which translates to MSATPLRIALFTHSVNPRGGVVHTLELGRALQDAGHDVTIFAPSVNGARMFRASPCRIVPAPVDVHGNDTVAMVQMRIDALKAALRADGPSGFDILHAQDGIGGNALAELRQEGVIRGFVRTVHHLDAFSDPRLIEWQRRAYADADAVFCVSETWTRRMLKDYGTAASTVSNGVDVERFRAADAGNDTTALAKFGIGGAPVVLAVGGIEARKNTLQLLDAFALFRRTHTDGQLVIAGGASLLDHDVYTRRFVERATQLNLAIGRGEAIVVTGALRDEEIPALMRRADVVSMVSRCEGFGLVVLEALAVGTPVVVSRIEPFTEHLNERVCCWAQPDDAGSIAQALQHALDRRGGIDFEYAVPDLLNRFSWRESARRHIGLYRRYAQPAAA; encoded by the coding sequence ATGAGCGCCACGCCATTGCGCATTGCGCTCTTCACGCACTCGGTGAATCCGCGTGGCGGCGTCGTACACACGCTCGAACTCGGGCGCGCGCTGCAAGACGCAGGGCACGATGTGACGATCTTCGCGCCTTCGGTCAACGGCGCGCGGATGTTTCGTGCTTCGCCTTGCCGGATCGTGCCCGCTCCGGTCGATGTGCACGGCAACGATACGGTAGCGATGGTGCAGATGCGCATCGACGCGCTCAAGGCCGCATTGCGCGCCGACGGACCTTCGGGCTTCGACATCCTTCACGCGCAAGACGGGATCGGCGGCAATGCGCTCGCCGAGCTTCGTCAGGAAGGGGTGATACGCGGCTTCGTGCGTACCGTCCATCATCTCGATGCGTTCAGCGATCCTCGTTTGATCGAATGGCAGCGGCGCGCGTATGCGGATGCCGACGCGGTCTTCTGCGTCAGCGAGACATGGACGCGCAGGATGCTGAAGGATTACGGCACCGCGGCATCGACCGTGAGCAACGGCGTCGATGTCGAGCGTTTCCGGGCCGCCGACGCGGGGAACGATACGACCGCGCTCGCGAAATTCGGAATCGGTGGTGCGCCGGTCGTACTGGCGGTGGGCGGTATCGAAGCGCGCAAGAACACGCTGCAACTTCTCGACGCGTTTGCTTTGTTCCGACGCACGCACACCGATGGGCAACTGGTCATCGCAGGCGGCGCAAGTCTGCTCGACCACGACGTTTATACACGGCGATTCGTCGAGCGGGCCACGCAATTGAACCTCGCGATTGGACGAGGCGAGGCAATCGTCGTCACGGGCGCGCTGCGCGACGAAGAGATTCCCGCATTGATGCGACGTGCCGATGTCGTATCGATGGTGTCGCGGTGCGAGGGTTTCGGGCTTGTCGTGCTGGAAGCGTTAGCCGTGGGGACGCCCGTCGTCGTCTCGCGGATCGAGCCGTTTACGGAGCATCTGAATGAGCGCGTCTGCTGCTGGGCGCAACCTGACGACGCGGGCAGCATCGCGCAAGCGCTGCAACACGCGCTCGACCGGCGCGGGGGCATCGACTTCGAGTACGCGGTGCCCGACCTGCTGAATCGCTTCAGTTGGCGCGAGAGCGCCCGCCGCCATATCGGTTTGTACCGGCGCTATGCACAGCCCGCCGCCGCCTGA
- a CDS encoding MSMEG_0568 family radical SAM protein translates to MNASTNLSSEGASAREMMELRTELQSAGLRLVDPSAGAASRRGGAGPSDHKAVTVDGVTIMVPVHTSSAWNSPFVAGVPDEAGESALMRGTIPIANITFPKAPRFTRLQTLDGVPYSHIATLHGTDVLATTVLQTCIRYESRKKTCKFCAIGQSLAAGRTIARKTPEQLAEVARAAVLLDGVRHMVLTTGTPPTPDRGARILCESAFAIRAAVDLPIQAQCEPPDDDLWFERMKASGIDTLGMHLEVVSPEVRARVMPGKASVPISRYMEAFRAAVAVFGRGQVSTYILAGLGDTAEAILSISRELIDIGVYPFVVPFVPISGTPLEDHPAPTPEFMKSILAPLGAMLRDAKMRSADIKAGCGKCGACSSLASYEV, encoded by the coding sequence ATGAATGCCAGCACGAATCTGTCGTCTGAGGGCGCAAGTGCGCGCGAGATGATGGAATTGCGTACCGAGTTGCAGTCGGCAGGCCTGCGTCTCGTCGATCCGAGCGCGGGCGCCGCGAGCCGGCGTGGTGGCGCGGGACCTTCCGACCACAAGGCCGTGACGGTCGATGGCGTGACGATCATGGTGCCGGTGCACACGAGCTCGGCGTGGAATTCGCCGTTCGTCGCGGGCGTGCCCGACGAAGCGGGCGAAAGCGCGCTGATGCGCGGCACGATTCCGATTGCGAACATCACTTTCCCGAAAGCGCCACGCTTCACGCGGCTGCAAACGCTCGACGGCGTGCCCTATTCGCACATCGCGACGCTGCACGGAACAGATGTGCTCGCTACGACGGTGCTGCAAACCTGCATCCGCTACGAAAGCCGCAAGAAGACATGCAAGTTTTGCGCGATCGGCCAGTCGCTCGCGGCGGGTCGCACGATCGCGCGCAAGACCCCGGAGCAGTTGGCCGAGGTCGCGCGCGCCGCAGTCCTGCTCGATGGCGTCAGGCACATGGTGCTCACGACGGGCACGCCACCCACGCCCGATCGCGGCGCGCGGATTCTATGCGAGAGCGCGTTCGCGATCAGGGCGGCCGTCGATCTGCCCATCCAGGCGCAATGCGAGCCGCCCGACGACGACCTCTGGTTCGAGCGAATGAAGGCGAGCGGCATTGATACGCTGGGTATGCATCTCGAAGTGGTGAGCCCCGAAGTGCGCGCCCGCGTGATGCCGGGCAAGGCGAGCGTGCCCATTTCGCGTTACATGGAAGCGTTCAGGGCGGCTGTCGCGGTGTTCGGCAGGGGGCAGGTCAGCACGTACATACTCGCGGGTCTCGGCGATACGGCCGAGGCGATCCTGTCGATCTCGCGCGAGTTGATCGACATCGGCGTCTATCCGTTCGTCGTGCCGTTCGTGCCGATCAGCGGCACGCCGCTCGAAGATCACCCCGCGCCCACGCCCGAGTTCATGAAGTCGATACTCGCGCCGCTCGGCGCGATGCTGCGCGATGCGAAGATGCGCTCCGCCGACATCAAGGCCGGTTGCGGAAAATGCGGCGCGTGCTCGTCGCTGGCATCGTACGAGGTCTAG
- a CDS encoding MSMEG_0567/Sll0786 family nitrogen starvation N-acetyltransferase, whose amino-acid sequence MYCETFDESDALPLAFTPAEYRVKWATLPWESNEAYALRRAVFCVEQGIFVGDDRDDIDHHAKLLVALSCVAGVPEQVVGTVRIHATQPRTWLGSRLAVHAAFRSHGKLGSTLIRLAVSSAQALGCETFLAHVQSQNVPLFRRLNWQTVAEETLFGRPHHLMEADLAHYPPCHTPESGFVTSWRGRS is encoded by the coding sequence ATGTACTGCGAAACCTTCGACGAATCCGACGCGTTGCCACTTGCGTTCACGCCGGCCGAATACCGCGTGAAATGGGCCACGCTGCCATGGGAAAGCAACGAAGCGTATGCACTGCGGCGCGCGGTGTTCTGCGTCGAACAGGGCATCTTCGTCGGCGACGACCGCGACGACATCGACCATCACGCGAAGCTGCTCGTCGCGCTCAGCTGCGTTGCTGGCGTGCCCGAACAGGTGGTGGGGACGGTGCGGATTCACGCAACGCAGCCGCGCACGTGGCTCGGCTCGCGCCTCGCGGTGCACGCCGCGTTCCGTTCGCACGGCAAGCTCGGCTCGACGCTGATCAGGCTGGCTGTCAGCAGCGCGCAAGCGCTTGGATGCGAGACCTTTCTCGCGCATGTGCAGAGCCAGAACGTACCGTTGTTCCGGCGGCTGAACTGGCAGACGGTCGCGGAAGAAACGCTGTTCGGCCGGCCGCATCACCTGATGGAGGCGGATCTCGCGCATTACCCGCCGTGCCATACGCCGGAGAGCGGTTTCGTCACGTCGTGGCGGGGGCGATCATGA
- the metE gene encoding 5-methyltetrahydropteroyltriglutamate--homocysteine S-methyltransferase, with the protein MVTTHNLGFPRIGAKRELKFGLERYWKGESSREELKALGAQLRARHWHDQSELDLAPVGDFAFYDQVLDMSFTLGCLPARVQGFHGDRLDNYFRVARGRSAQGAEEHAACCGGVAAGEMTKWFDTNYHYIVPEFTADTTFNLDTSGFLEQLREAREQGVKAKPVIIGPITYLWLGKAKDDSDKLALLARIMPVYRALLDYFKVMDVEWVQIDEPVLVTELDPAWRDAFVTAYQGFEERGVKLLLATYFGQLKENLELACGLPVDGLHIDAINARDEVALAARKLPAHSVLSVGAINGRNVWKTDLNAALEWLAPLARQLGERLWLAPSCSLLHVPVDLASEEKLDAEIRSWLAFALQKLDELKVLATALNGGRDKVANELAANAAAVAARRESPRVNNPAVKAALARIDANLGNRQHAYAERAAKQAALLELPAYPTTTIGSFPQTVEIRHARSQFKSGALDQAGYRDAMRREIERSVREQEALGLDVLVHGEAERNDMVEYFGEQLDGYAFSQFGWVQSYGSRCVKPPILFGDISRPRAMTVEWISYAQSLTNKPMKGMLTGPVTILNWSFVRDDQPRSVSCYQLALAIREEVLDLEKAGVRVVQIDEAALREGLPLRRAQWGEYLRWAVESFRITANGVRDETQIHTHMCYSEFNDIIESIAGMDADVITIETSRSDMELLAAFDDFNYPNEIGPGVYDIHSPNIPTQQHIVQLMQKAAERIPAQRLWVNPDCGLKTRQWAEVIPALTNMVAAAKTLRSQVQ; encoded by the coding sequence ATGGTCACGACACATAATCTCGGCTTCCCGCGCATCGGCGCAAAACGCGAACTGAAGTTCGGCCTCGAACGCTACTGGAAGGGCGAATCGTCGCGCGAGGAACTGAAGGCGCTAGGCGCGCAACTACGCGCGCGTCACTGGCATGACCAGAGCGAGCTCGATCTCGCACCGGTCGGCGATTTCGCGTTCTACGACCAGGTGCTGGACATGAGCTTCACCCTCGGCTGTCTGCCGGCACGCGTGCAGGGCTTTCATGGCGACAGGCTCGACAACTACTTCCGCGTCGCGCGCGGCCGTTCGGCGCAGGGTGCCGAGGAGCACGCCGCCTGCTGCGGCGGCGTCGCGGCCGGCGAAATGACGAAGTGGTTCGATACCAACTACCACTACATCGTCCCTGAATTCACCGCCGATACGACGTTCAACCTCGACACGTCCGGCTTCCTCGAACAGCTGCGTGAAGCGCGCGAGCAGGGCGTCAAGGCGAAGCCGGTGATCATTGGCCCGATCACGTATCTATGGCTGGGCAAGGCGAAGGACGACTCCGACAAACTCGCGCTGTTGGCTCGCATCATGCCCGTCTATCGCGCGCTGCTCGACTATTTCAAGGTGATGGATGTCGAGTGGGTGCAGATCGACGAGCCGGTGCTCGTCACCGAACTCGATCCGGCATGGCGCGACGCGTTCGTGACCGCTTATCAAGGCTTCGAGGAACGCGGCGTCAAGCTGCTGCTCGCTACCTACTTCGGCCAGCTGAAAGAGAACCTCGAACTCGCGTGCGGCTTACCCGTCGACGGTCTGCACATCGACGCAATCAACGCACGCGACGAAGTCGCGCTGGCCGCGCGCAAGCTGCCCGCGCACAGCGTGCTGTCGGTCGGCGCGATCAATGGCCGCAACGTCTGGAAGACCGACCTGAACGCCGCGCTCGAATGGCTCGCGCCGCTCGCGCGCCAACTCGGCGAGCGCTTGTGGCTCGCGCCGTCGTGCTCGCTGCTGCACGTGCCGGTCGATCTCGCGAGCGAAGAGAAGCTCGATGCGGAAATCCGCTCCTGGCTCGCGTTCGCGCTGCAAAAACTCGACGAACTGAAGGTGCTCGCCACCGCACTGAACGGTGGCCGCGATAAGGTCGCCAATGAACTCGCCGCCAATGCCGCCGCGGTTGCCGCGCGCCGTGAGTCGCCGCGCGTGAACAACCCGGCGGTGAAGGCCGCGCTCGCGCGCATCGACGCCAATCTCGGCAATCGCCAGCACGCCTATGCCGAGCGCGCGGCGAAGCAGGCCGCGCTGCTCGAACTACCCGCATACCCGACCACGACGATCGGCTCGTTCCCGCAAACGGTGGAAATCCGCCACGCTCGCAGCCAGTTCAAGAGCGGCGCGCTCGATCAGGCAGGCTATCGGGACGCGATGCGGCGGGAAATCGAGCGCAGCGTGCGCGAACAGGAAGCGCTCGGTCTCGACGTGCTCGTGCATGGCGAAGCCGAACGCAACGACATGGTCGAATACTTCGGCGAGCAACTCGACGGCTACGCGTTCAGCCAGTTCGGCTGGGTGCAGTCGTACGGTTCGCGCTGCGTGAAGCCACCTATCCTGTTCGGCGACATCAGCCGTCCGCGGGCGATGACGGTCGAATGGATCAGCTACGCGCAGTCGCTGACGAACAAGCCGATGAAGGGGATGCTGACCGGCCCCGTGACGATCCTGAACTGGTCGTTCGTGCGCGACGACCAGCCGCGTTCGGTGTCGTGCTACCAGCTTGCGCTGGCGATTCGCGAAGAAGTGCTCGACCTGGAAAAGGCCGGTGTACGCGTCGTGCAGATCGACGAAGCCGCGTTGCGCGAGGGCTTGCCGCTGCGCCGCGCGCAATGGGGTGAGTATCTGCGCTGGGCGGTCGAGTCGTTCCGGATTACCGCGAACGGCGTGCGCGACGAAACGCAGATCCACACGCATATGTGCTATTCCGAGTTCAACGACATCATCGAGTCGATCGCCGGCATGGATGCGGACGTCATCACGATCGAGACCTCGCGCTCGGACATGGAGCTGCTCGCCGCGTTCGACGACTTCAACTACCCGAACGAAATCGGCCCGGGCGTCTACGACATTCACTCGCCGAACATCCCCACGCAGCAGCACATCGTGCAATTGATGCAAAAGGCGGCGGAGCGCATTCCGGCGCAGCGACTATGGGTGAACCCGGACTGTGGCCTGAAGACCCGCCAGTGGGCTGAAGTGATTCCGGCGCTGACGAACATGGTTGCGGCCGCGAAGACGCTGCGCAGCCAGGTTCAGTAA
- a CDS encoding sll0787 family AIR synthase-like protein, with protein sequence MSLRDLVERMRESRGFRHKTDIAGVVASLAAHLPHGARDLAQAVAVGDDCAAIADGDGYLLFAIEGLVSDFVASMPWFAGYSSVMVNISDVYAMGGRPLAVVDALWSDGLGAAEEILAGIAAASRAYGVAVVGGHSNARSAQPQLAVSIVGRAQRLLSSFNAQPGDCLIMAVDLRGRFEDPYPFWNASVGAPAQRLRGDLELLPLLAESGLCDAAKDISMAGVLGTSLMLLECSGVGARIDLDAIPRPAEVDFERWLNAFPSFGFLLSVREEHCEAVIARFRQRDLACATIGRVHASREVVVMQETDAALLWSFGDGPFIGAPAPLSA encoded by the coding sequence ATGAGCCTGCGCGATCTGGTCGAACGCATGCGCGAAAGCCGCGGCTTTCGCCACAAGACCGACATAGCGGGCGTGGTTGCATCGCTGGCGGCGCATTTGCCCCATGGTGCGCGCGATCTCGCCCAGGCCGTCGCAGTGGGAGACGACTGTGCGGCGATTGCCGATGGCGACGGTTATCTGCTCTTTGCGATCGAAGGGCTGGTGTCCGATTTCGTCGCGTCGATGCCCTGGTTCGCGGGCTATAGCAGCGTGATGGTCAACATTAGCGACGTCTACGCGATGGGCGGCCGGCCGCTTGCGGTGGTCGATGCGCTGTGGAGCGACGGGCTCGGCGCGGCCGAAGAGATTCTCGCGGGTATCGCGGCGGCATCGCGCGCGTATGGCGTCGCCGTCGTCGGCGGCCATAGCAATGCGCGCAGCGCTCAGCCACAACTGGCGGTGTCGATTGTCGGCCGCGCGCAGAGGCTGCTGTCCAGTTTCAACGCGCAGCCTGGCGATTGTCTGATCATGGCCGTCGATCTGCGGGGCCGTTTCGAAGATCCCTATCCATTCTGGAACGCATCGGTCGGCGCACCGGCGCAACGCTTGCGCGGCGATCTCGAACTGTTGCCGCTGCTCGCGGAAAGCGGTCTTTGCGATGCGGCGAAAGACATCAGTATGGCGGGGGTGCTCGGCACGTCGTTGATGCTGCTCGAATGCTCGGGCGTCGGTGCGCGCATCGATCTCGACGCGATTCCGCGGCCAGCGGAGGTCGATTTCGAACGTTGGCTCAACGCGTTTCCGAGCTTCGGCTTCCTGCTGTCGGTTCGCGAAGAACATTGCGAAGCAGTCATTGCGCGCTTCCGGCAGCGCGATCTGGCTTGCGCAACGATAGGGCGCGTGCACGCATCGCGCGAAGTCGTCGTGATGCAAGAAACGGATGCCGCGCTGCTATGGAGTTTCGGCGATGGCCCTTTTATCGGTGCCCCAGCGCCGTTGTCAGCATGA
- a CDS encoding MSMEG_0570 family nitrogen starvation response protein, whose product MPVMHFRVRWPDGTEANCYSPSTVVGEYFVAGQRYALDDFVELAREALHIGSERVREKYGFACSAAMDQLAQIEAQAERFASDAQAKVHIVELL is encoded by the coding sequence ATGCCTGTCATGCATTTCAGGGTCCGGTGGCCGGACGGCACCGAGGCCAACTGCTATTCGCCCTCGACCGTAGTCGGCGAATACTTCGTTGCCGGGCAGCGCTATGCGCTCGACGACTTCGTCGAACTGGCGCGCGAAGCGCTTCATATCGGCTCGGAACGCGTACGCGAGAAGTACGGCTTCGCGTGCTCGGCTGCGATGGACCAGCTTGCGCAGATCGAGGCGCAGGCGGAGCGCTTCGCCTCGGATGCGCAGGCCAAGGTGCATATCGTCGAACTTTTGTGA
- a CDS encoding UDP-glucuronic acid decarboxylase family protein produces the protein MKELTRKRILVTGGAGFLGSHLCERLVAQGHDVLCVDNFYTGTKDNIAHLLDCANFELMRHDVTFPLYVEVDEIYNLACPASPIHYQYDPVQTTKTSVHGAINMLGLAKRVKARIFQASTSEVYGDALVHPQKENYWGHVNPIGPRSCYDEGKRCAETLFMDYRRQHGLSIRIARIFNTYGPRMHPSDGRVVSNFMMQALRGEPLTVYGDGTQTRSFCYVDDMIDAFILLMNSADDPGGPVNLGNPHEVSMREIAQRIVAVTGSASPLETQPLPADDPWHRQPDISLAIKLLGWQPAMSLDEGLLRTAHYFRARIEASRPMPPQPVGERVS, from the coding sequence ATGAAAGAACTCACCCGCAAGCGCATTCTGGTCACCGGCGGCGCCGGCTTTCTCGGCTCGCATCTGTGCGAACGGCTCGTTGCGCAGGGGCACGACGTGCTGTGCGTCGATAACTTCTACACCGGCACGAAGGACAACATCGCGCATCTGCTCGATTGTGCGAACTTCGAGCTGATGCGTCACGACGTGACGTTCCCGCTGTATGTGGAAGTCGATGAAATCTATAACCTCGCGTGCCCCGCATCGCCGATTCACTACCAGTACGATCCGGTGCAGACCACGAAGACCAGCGTGCATGGCGCGATCAATATGCTCGGGCTGGCCAAGCGGGTGAAAGCGCGGATTTTCCAGGCGTCGACGAGCGAAGTGTATGGCGACGCGCTCGTGCATCCGCAGAAGGAAAACTACTGGGGTCACGTGAATCCGATCGGTCCGCGCTCGTGCTACGACGAAGGCAAGCGCTGCGCGGAAACGCTATTCATGGACTATCGCCGCCAGCATGGTCTGTCGATCCGCATCGCGCGTATCTTCAACACCTACGGCCCGCGCATGCATCCGTCCGACGGCCGCGTGGTGTCGAACTTCATGATGCAGGCGCTGCGCGGCGAACCGCTGACCGTCTATGGCGACGGTACGCAGACGCGTTCGTTCTGCTATGTCGACGACATGATCGATGCCTTCATCCTGCTGATGAACAGCGCCGACGATCCGGGCGGCCCGGTCAACCTCGGCAATCCGCACGAAGTGTCGATGCGCGAGATCGCGCAGCGCATCGTCGCGGTGACCGGCTCCGCTTCGCCGCTCGAAACGCAGCCGCTGCCGGCCGACGACCCGTGGCACCGGCAGCCGGACATCTCGCTGGCCATCAAACTGCTCGGCTGGCAGCCAGCCATGTCGCTCGATGAAGGGCTGCTGCGCACCGCGCATTATTTCCGCGCGCGCATCGAGGCGAGTCGGCCGATGCCGCCGCAGCCGGTGGGGGAACGAGTCTCGTGA
- a CDS encoding MSMEG_0569 family flavin-dependent oxidoreductase, with protein sequence MSNSNAMTQTGSNQPPHYTVIVVGGGQAGLSISFYLKEAGIDHLVIEKHTLTHTWRSQRWDAFCLVTPNWQCALPGYPYRGDDPHGFMKKDEIIAYLDGFIEMVDAPVVDHTEVRRVRCQHDGSYVVSTSNGEFTADHVVVASGGYHTPIVPRMAERLPHGIVQLQSSQYRSPQTLPEGAVLVVGSGQSGAQIAEDLQIAGRKVYLAVGEAPRCARFYRGRDVVDWLADMGYYEMPVDQHPLREGVRDNTNHYVTGRDGGRDIDLRRFALEGMELYGRLDDVRDGHLHFAPNLTGNLESADDTYNRINASIDAFIDRKGIDAPPGVPYEPVWKPEGERTSLDLAASGIGSIIWCIGFTPDFSWIDAPVFNGRGYPAHVRGVTPQAGLYFIGLPWLHTWGSGRFSGIARDAAHVVDAIRSAIGVSHTASASLAA encoded by the coding sequence ATGTCGAACTCGAATGCGATGACGCAAACCGGATCGAACCAGCCTCCGCACTATACGGTTATCGTCGTAGGCGGCGGTCAGGCTGGTCTGTCGATCAGTTTTTATCTGAAAGAAGCGGGCATCGATCATCTCGTCATCGAGAAACACACGCTCACCCATACGTGGCGCTCGCAGCGCTGGGACGCTTTCTGTCTCGTCACGCCGAACTGGCAATGCGCGCTGCCCGGCTATCCGTATCGCGGCGACGATCCGCACGGCTTCATGAAGAAGGACGAGATCATCGCGTATCTGGATGGATTCATCGAAATGGTCGATGCGCCCGTGGTCGATCATACGGAGGTCAGGCGCGTCAGGTGTCAGCATGACGGCAGCTATGTGGTGTCGACGTCGAATGGCGAATTCACGGCCGATCATGTGGTCGTCGCATCGGGTGGCTATCACACGCCTATCGTGCCGCGGATGGCGGAACGCTTGCCGCACGGCATCGTGCAGTTGCAGTCGTCGCAGTACCGCAGTCCGCAGACCTTGCCCGAAGGCGCGGTGCTCGTCGTGGGATCGGGGCAATCCGGCGCGCAGATCGCGGAGGACCTGCAGATCGCGGGTCGCAAGGTGTATCTGGCGGTCGGCGAGGCGCCGCGTTGCGCGCGCTTCTATCGCGGCCGGGATGTGGTGGATTGGCTCGCCGACATGGGCTACTACGAGATGCCCGTCGATCAGCATCCGTTGCGCGAAGGCGTGCGGGACAACACGAATCACTACGTCACGGGCCGCGACGGCGGCCGCGATATCGACTTGCGACGCTTTGCGCTCGAAGGAATGGAACTGTACGGCCGGCTTGACGATGTGCGCGACGGCCACCTTCATTTCGCGCCGAACCTGACCGGCAATCTGGAAAGCGCCGACGACACGTACAACCGCATCAATGCGAGCATCGATGCCTTCATCGACAGAAAGGGCATCGACGCGCCGCCGGGGGTGCCGTATGAACCCGTGTGGAAGCCCGAAGGCGAACGCACGTCGCTCGATCTGGCGGCGAGCGGCATCGGGTCGATTATCTGGTGCATCGGGTTCACGCCGGACTTCAGTTGGATCGACGCCCCCGTATTCAATGGACGAGGCTATCCTGCCCACGTACGCGGCGTGACGCCGCAAGCCGGGTTGTATTTCATCGGCTTGCCGTGGCTGCATACCTGGGGGTCGGGCCGCTTCTCCGGCATTGCGCGCGATGCGGCGCATGTCGTCGATGCGATCCGCTCGGCAATCGGTGTATCGCATACCGCATCGGCGAGTCTCGCTGCATGA
- a CDS encoding recombinase family protein: MADRDYEGDVEKLHIYLFGAHDAVRHEQALIRLDKAGYMVTLARLVVEDLPTYTQGRERPELQSLIRRIAPRDTLVVLELAALGCNARDILTTVMQCRKAGVALRCVEVGHTDLAGRPEPSAVKALRALVRLDAACRSLRSRDSLAAVRASGKPTGRPPSLSEQQRQRVLQSLGRGQSVSEVARRFGTSRQTVMRIRADTPAM; the protein is encoded by the coding sequence ATGGCGGATCGCGACTACGAAGGCGACGTGGAAAAACTACACATCTATCTGTTCGGCGCGCACGATGCGGTTCGCCACGAGCAGGCGCTGATACGGCTCGACAAGGCGGGCTACATGGTCACGCTCGCGCGGCTCGTGGTCGAGGATCTGCCGACCTACACGCAGGGACGCGAGCGCCCTGAACTGCAGAGTCTGATCCGGCGCATCGCGCCGCGCGATACGCTCGTCGTGCTCGAGCTGGCCGCGCTCGGCTGCAATGCGCGCGACATTCTCACCACCGTGATGCAGTGCCGGAAGGCCGGTGTGGCGCTGCGTTGCGTCGAAGTCGGCCATACCGATCTGGCCGGACGTCCCGAGCCTTCGGCGGTGAAGGCGCTGCGCGCGCTGGTGCGGCTCGATGCCGCGTGCCGCAGCCTGCGTAGCCGCGATAGTCTCGCGGCCGTTCGCGCGAGCGGCAAACCCACGGGCAGGCCGCCGTCGCTGTCCGAGCAACAGCGCCAACGCGTGCTGCAATCCCTCGGCAGAGGACAGTCGGTCAGCGAAGTCGCGCGACGCTTCGGCACTTCGCGCCAGACCGTGATGCGCATTCGCGCGGACACGCCAGCCATGTAG